One Streptomyces sp. NBC_00223 genomic window carries:
- a CDS encoding Cys-Gln thioester bond-forming surface protein, translated as MFRTYRRSAARLAAVGIAAGLLATGALTGAVSAVADDAPSSSGATATLDGLQKDLSDGSTYIENGVKHPEPAGLFKMTLDGGGSILTYCIDFHNSTQSKASYQEVPWSATSLYGPDRDKDNAGKITWILQHSFPQVSDLKALAETAGTDPLTEKTAAAGTQVAIWRYSDNMNITANDPAAEQLAEYLYKSAVVVAEPAPSLTLDPAAVSGKSGDRLGPVTVHTNADSAQVSLASDAPSGVKLTDADGQPVTTVKDGAKLYFDVAAGTEDGSTSVDVTATTAVPVGRAFTGVGNNKASQTQILAGSESTPVSASATVSWAKKGPIPALSAEVVCAKNGVDVTAANEGDEDFTFQLEGKEYTVAPGKSQTITVPVAEDQKYKIDIELPDKSVKTFEGVLDCKTAATPAPSTPAASTPPANQPSPATSGGSGDNLAETGSSSATPLIAGIAVALVVVGGGAAFFFRRKKSSAVSE; from the coding sequence ATGTTCAGGACCTACAGGCGGAGCGCTGCCCGCCTCGCGGCGGTCGGCATCGCGGCCGGCCTGCTCGCGACGGGCGCGCTGACCGGAGCGGTGTCAGCCGTCGCCGACGACGCGCCGTCGTCGAGCGGGGCGACAGCGACTCTCGACGGCCTTCAGAAAGACCTGTCCGACGGCTCCACCTACATCGAGAACGGCGTCAAGCACCCGGAACCCGCCGGACTGTTCAAGATGACCCTCGACGGCGGGGGCAGCATCCTCACCTACTGCATCGACTTCCACAACTCGACGCAGTCGAAGGCGAGTTACCAGGAAGTGCCGTGGAGCGCGACCTCGCTCTACGGGCCCGACCGGGACAAGGACAACGCGGGCAAGATCACCTGGATACTCCAGCACTCCTTCCCGCAGGTCAGCGACCTCAAGGCGCTGGCGGAGACGGCCGGGACCGATCCGCTGACCGAGAAGACCGCGGCGGCGGGCACCCAGGTCGCCATCTGGCGCTACTCGGACAACATGAACATCACGGCCAATGACCCGGCCGCCGAACAGCTCGCCGAGTACCTCTACAAGTCCGCGGTCGTCGTGGCCGAGCCCGCGCCCTCGCTGACGCTGGACCCGGCCGCCGTCTCCGGCAAGTCCGGCGACCGGCTCGGCCCGGTGACCGTGCACACCAACGCGGACTCCGCGCAGGTGTCGCTGGCCTCCGACGCGCCTTCCGGCGTGAAGCTGACCGACGCCGACGGCCAGCCCGTCACCACGGTCAAGGACGGCGCGAAGCTGTACTTCGACGTGGCCGCGGGCACCGAGGACGGCAGCACCTCCGTGGACGTCACCGCCACCACCGCCGTGCCGGTCGGCCGCGCCTTCACCGGCGTGGGCAACAACAAGGCCAGCCAGACCCAGATCCTCGCGGGCTCCGAGTCCACCCCGGTGAGCGCCTCCGCGACCGTGTCGTGGGCCAAGAAGGGCCCGATACCGGCGCTGTCCGCCGAGGTCGTGTGCGCCAAGAACGGCGTGGACGTCACGGCGGCCAACGAGGGCGACGAGGACTTCACCTTCCAGCTGGAGGGCAAGGAGTACACCGTCGCGCCGGGCAAGTCGCAGACGATCACGGTCCCCGTCGCGGAGGACCAGAAGTACAAGATCGACATCGAGCTGCCCGACAAGTCGGTGAAGACCTTCGAAGGCGTGCTGGACTGCAAGACGGCCGCCACGCCCGCCCCCAGCACCCCCGCGGCCTCGACCCCGCCGGCCAACCAGCCCAGCCCGGCCACCTCGGGCGGCAGCGGCGACAACCTCGCCGAGACCGGTAGCAGCAGCGCCACCCCGCTGATCGCGGGCATAGCGGTAGCCCTCGTCGTGGTCGGCGGCGGCGCGGCCTTCTTCTTCCGCCGCAAGAAGAGTTCCGCCGTCTCGGAGTAA
- a CDS encoding ABC transporter permease, which produces MAETAEPVDGVGAVSGAGSGVGSGVGSAGVAGPGAEGPGAEGPGAEDSRDGAGLAWVRVRLRAAPAAALATFALVLATAFLAAALPRAVDRYEDTALRHAVQDASPRDRGISLLASYEPDADPSSPGPLAPDAVDQVERDFRKLVRPPIRLSQDEAVYGVRTTAESEVPDPELPHTSPHNPGADLVAQAGLAAHTRVVAGRLPHAVPVADQPTALLEGAVTERTAKVLHLRIGQEVHLYGAGAQPLTVRVSGVVAPLDPDSVYWNEDADLLSPTLDRPPTPPGGEPKTYWHFTLLVDRTTAVSMPVLGVDTSLYWHHPLDVSRLAAHDVPALQEELSSLDTGPASVALRKADPGVRTEAGVGTVLDAFAKDRRAVAPMVLVAAVGVGTTALAVLLMAGGLAAERRRGEIALLRSRGGSLRGILRRLAGETAAAAVPGGLAGTALALALLPTERLLLPVCLGAAVTAVAALALPLRAAWAVRRPRPAEREDLVAARPSRRRLVAELTVTVLVVGTVLALRRRGTGDGGSDPFLAAAPVLVAVAAALVLLRVFPVPLRLLGRPAARLTGAVAHLGLARAGRAPATGQLPLLAMLVALTVASFGGSVLAGTDHGRDRAAVATVGADARIDAQGALARQLPGQVRKVPGVGQVVTARVEPNSANAVFGMPYSLVIVDPVAYAKLTRAIGLPSFPGSAFTGDDGHGPLPAVLSPKLAHALAGRTTLIDTGVGASDVRPVGVVATTPAAPGSEFVLVSAAQLNARHPEAAAFPQYTEPTTLLAMAAPGAKIDAKALHTVGAHSTAFATVLLRGEQRASMSDSPLQHGARGIYLAAVAAGAAYSALALLLSLLQAAPQRATLLARLRTMGMTRGQSRGLVLLEMLPQALLASVGGVLVGLAVVPLLGPGVDLRALTFGTGPRALAPVDFGLGLRADPWSLALPSAGLLILACVVLLAQVWVSGRRRESTELRAGDRV; this is translated from the coding sequence ATGGCGGAGACCGCCGAGCCGGTGGACGGGGTGGGGGCCGTGTCCGGGGCGGGGTCAGGGGTGGGGTCAGGGGTGGGGTCTGCCGGGGTCGCCGGGCCCGGGGCCGAGGGGCCCGGGGCCGAGGGGCCCGGGGCCGAGGATTCGCGCGACGGCGCCGGCCTGGCGTGGGTACGGGTCAGACTGCGGGCCGCGCCCGCCGCCGCGCTCGCGACCTTCGCGCTGGTGCTGGCCACCGCCTTCCTCGCCGCGGCCCTGCCGCGAGCCGTGGACCGTTACGAGGACACCGCGCTGCGGCACGCCGTCCAGGACGCGAGTCCGCGCGACCGGGGGATCAGCCTGCTGGCGTCCTACGAGCCCGACGCGGACCCCTCGTCGCCCGGCCCGCTGGCGCCCGACGCCGTCGACCAGGTGGAACGCGACTTCCGCAAGCTCGTCCGGCCGCCGATCCGGCTGAGCCAGGACGAGGCCGTCTACGGGGTGCGGACGACCGCCGAGTCCGAGGTGCCCGACCCGGAGCTCCCGCACACCTCCCCGCACAACCCCGGGGCCGATCTGGTCGCCCAGGCCGGACTGGCCGCGCACACCCGGGTGGTGGCCGGGCGGCTGCCGCACGCGGTGCCGGTGGCCGATCAGCCGACGGCCCTGCTCGAAGGCGCGGTCACCGAGCGGACCGCGAAGGTGCTGCACCTCAGAATCGGCCAGGAAGTACATCTGTACGGCGCGGGGGCGCAGCCGCTGACCGTACGGGTCTCGGGCGTCGTCGCGCCCCTCGACCCGGACTCGGTCTACTGGAACGAGGACGCCGACCTCCTCTCGCCCACCCTCGACCGCCCGCCGACCCCGCCGGGCGGAGAGCCCAAGACGTACTGGCACTTCACGCTGCTGGTGGACCGTACGACCGCCGTCTCGATGCCGGTGCTGGGCGTGGACACGTCCCTGTACTGGCATCACCCGCTGGACGTCTCGCGGCTGGCCGCGCACGACGTGCCGGCGCTCCAGGAGGAGTTGTCGTCCCTCGACACCGGCCCCGCCTCGGTCGCCCTGCGCAAGGCCGACCCGGGGGTGCGCACGGAGGCCGGGGTCGGCACGGTGCTCGACGCCTTCGCCAAGGACCGCCGGGCCGTCGCACCGATGGTGCTGGTCGCGGCGGTCGGCGTCGGCACCACGGCCCTCGCGGTGCTGCTGATGGCGGGCGGGCTCGCCGCCGAGCGCCGGCGCGGCGAGATCGCTCTGCTGCGCTCGCGCGGCGGGTCGCTGCGCGGAATCCTGCGGCGGCTGGCGGGCGAGACCGCGGCGGCCGCCGTGCCCGGCGGGCTCGCCGGCACCGCGCTGGCGCTCGCGCTGCTGCCGACCGAACGGTTGCTGCTCCCCGTGTGCCTGGGCGCGGCGGTCACGGCCGTCGCGGCGCTCGCGCTGCCGCTGCGAGCCGCCTGGGCGGTACGGCGGCCCCGGCCGGCGGAACGGGAGGACCTGGTCGCGGCCCGTCCCTCACGGCGGCGCCTGGTCGCCGAACTGACCGTCACCGTGCTGGTGGTGGGCACGGTGCTGGCGCTGCGGCGGCGTGGGACGGGCGACGGGGGCTCGGACCCGTTCCTGGCCGCGGCTCCCGTCCTGGTCGCGGTGGCCGCCGCGCTGGTGCTGCTGCGGGTCTTTCCTGTGCCGCTGCGGCTGCTGGGTCGACCGGCGGCGCGGCTGACCGGCGCCGTCGCGCACCTCGGGCTCGCCCGCGCGGGACGGGCCCCCGCCACGGGTCAACTGCCGCTCCTCGCCATGCTGGTCGCGCTGACCGTGGCGTCCTTCGGCGGCTCGGTGCTGGCGGGGACGGACCACGGACGGGACCGGGCGGCCGTCGCCACGGTGGGCGCGGACGCCCGGATCGACGCGCAGGGCGCCCTCGCCAGGCAACTGCCCGGCCAGGTGCGGAAGGTGCCGGGGGTCGGGCAGGTCGTCACGGCCCGCGTCGAGCCGAACAGCGCGAACGCCGTCTTCGGCATGCCGTACTCGCTGGTGATCGTCGACCCGGTGGCGTACGCGAAGCTCACCCGGGCGATCGGGCTGCCCTCCTTCCCCGGCTCGGCCTTCACCGGTGACGACGGGCACGGGCCGCTGCCCGCCGTGCTGTCACCGAAGCTCGCCCACGCGCTGGCCGGGCGAACGACGCTGATCGACACGGGAGTCGGGGCATCCGATGTGCGTCCGGTCGGCGTGGTGGCGACGACTCCGGCGGCGCCGGGCAGCGAGTTCGTGCTCGTCTCGGCGGCCCAGCTGAACGCGCGGCACCCGGAGGCGGCGGCCTTCCCGCAGTACACCGAGCCGACGACGCTGCTGGCGATGGCCGCGCCCGGCGCGAAGATCGACGCCAAGGCGCTGCACACCGTCGGCGCCCACAGCACGGCCTTTGCGACGGTGCTGCTGCGCGGCGAGCAGCGGGCGTCGATGTCCGACAGCCCGTTGCAGCACGGCGCGCGCGGGATCTATCTGGCGGCGGTCGCGGCCGGGGCGGCGTACAGCGCGCTGGCGCTGCTGCTCTCGCTGCTCCAGGCGGCGCCGCAACGGGCGACGCTGCTGGCCCGGCTGCGCACGATGGGCATGACGCGCGGGCAGTCGCGCGGTCTGGTGCTGCTGGAGATGCTGCCGCAGGCGCTGCTCGCGTCGGTCGGCGGTGTGCTGGTCGGTCTGGCGGTGGTGCCGCTGCTGGGGCCGGGGGTGGATCTGCGTGCCCTGACCTTCGGCACCGGTCCGCGTGCTCTGGCCCCGGTCGACTTCGGCCTGGGTCTGCGAGCGGACCCCTGGTCCCTTGCCCTCCCCTCCGCCGGCCTGCTGATACTGGCCTGCGTGGTCCTGCTGGCACAGGTGTGGGTGAGCGGACGACGGCGTGAGAGCACGGAACTGAGAGCGGGGGACCGGGTATGA
- a CDS encoding acyl-CoA thioesterase: MARHIFRCPLRWADMDAFGHVNNVVFLRYLEEARIDFMFRLAPGEGSASFTGGSVVARHEIDYLRPLVHRHEPVTIETWVADITAASMTVNYEVRDEEIVYARAATVVVPYNLEKQRPRRITAEEKAFLEEYRDEAVAA; encoded by the coding sequence ATGGCCCGCCACATCTTCCGCTGCCCGCTGCGCTGGGCGGACATGGACGCCTTCGGGCACGTCAACAACGTGGTCTTCCTGCGGTATCTGGAGGAGGCGCGGATCGACTTCATGTTCCGCCTGGCGCCGGGTGAGGGAAGCGCGTCGTTCACGGGCGGCTCGGTGGTGGCCCGGCACGAGATCGACTACTTGCGCCCGCTGGTGCACCGGCACGAGCCGGTCACCATCGAGACGTGGGTGGCCGACATCACCGCGGCGTCCATGACCGTGAACTACGAGGTCAGGGACGAGGAGATCGTGTACGCGCGGGCGGCCACGGTCGTGGTGCCGTACAACCTCGAAAAGCAGCGGCCGCGGCGGATCACGGCGGAGGAGAAGGCGTTTCTGGAGGAGTACCGGGACGAGGCCGTGGCCGCATGA
- a CDS encoding ABC transporter permease has protein sequence MTGFVLLRVRAHRLLLTAALLTVMLTTCVLATFTAFTGATGDAALRRTLQHQAADRATVEVTADDVSGHDAKALDAAVRRTLDGSFAGLPARVDASTRSGPYGLPLALRPAGAARNGDPDLTLLAAFDRSRVTLTAGDWPTAAAPGSAEVRAAIPAVAAVALKVAPGDVIALTDRLGGPGLRVRVTGVYHPADPAAPYWHLDPLGGRGVHTVAFTTYGPMLVDDGTFGSGRVPPAAMSWQAAGDFRTVTAGRMDALESGVRQTLENLRNDRVTSVTQPASELPTLLDGLRRSLLVTRSTLLIGALQLVILAGFALLLVAQLLAEERAGETSLLRARGGSRAGVARLAAGEALLLAVPAALVAPLLAGPLTRLLAGTGAMARTGVRLDGASRGAAWPVAACAALACAFAVIVPALRAGGSYAAERASRSRRGSLPGPLQAGADLALVVIAAVAYWQLRRRATGGGALSANTSGGLGVDPVLVAAPALCLLAGTVLVLRLLPLAARLGERRAARGRGLALALAGWQLSRRPRRGAGAALLLVLAVAMGMFAIGQGASWDRSQRDQAAYAVGADLRVTGMTTPPFGQAGIFAAVPGVAAAAPAAREPLSLTQDRHATALVIDTGQADRAMRFRSDLTDGRPLTDLLKPLRAGPDAEGFALPGGAGRVTFTAVLRADAGPAGPAGSPGSPGGGSSAGGSAGTQGVGADHLVATLVDARGVVYAFALGDLPADGAPHPLVLDLASQTGSSGGGPAGPLRLVRVDASYTLPTRAGAQVLTIASARVTSADGTETPLRPAHPDAPWTAATALDDPSLSDIPDLTAPSVTAPRTGGGALLTVSYRTGSLSLGPSAYQQPPSATVRIRAKAPSAPPLSAVATDAYLRAVGAKVGDTVRVELGGVQSDVRVTAAVRGIPGTGDDLITGASGADPADASGKGKDAGALLLDLRAVDRALEAKGARSLQPTEWWVAAHPGDTAKVAAALRARTDIDTVLVTDETAAGLRADPLGAGPRSALPAAVVAAALLAAVGFAVSSAGAMREREAELAVLRALGAPRRKLARMIAAEQGLLVLISLVVGVGLGALLTRLVTPLIVLTAQADRPVPVLLVELPVGRLTELLAVVLIAPLLVVLMTAAGRGDPAAALRRQGED, from the coding sequence GTGACCGGATTCGTACTGCTGCGTGTCCGCGCCCACCGGCTGCTGCTCACCGCGGCTCTGCTCACCGTCATGCTCACCACCTGCGTGCTGGCCACCTTCACCGCCTTCACCGGCGCGACGGGCGACGCGGCCCTGCGCCGTACGCTCCAGCACCAGGCCGCCGACCGCGCGACCGTCGAGGTGACGGCCGACGACGTGAGCGGCCACGACGCCAAGGCCCTGGACGCGGCCGTACGCCGTACGCTCGACGGCTCCTTCGCCGGGCTGCCCGCCCGGGTCGACGCCAGCACCAGATCGGGGCCCTACGGGCTGCCGCTCGCACTGCGGCCCGCGGGCGCGGCGCGGAACGGCGACCCCGATCTGACGCTGCTGGCCGCATTCGACCGCTCCCGGGTGACGCTCACCGCGGGCGACTGGCCGACCGCCGCGGCGCCGGGCTCGGCCGAGGTGCGGGCGGCGATCCCCGCCGTGGCCGCGGTGGCCCTCAAGGTGGCGCCCGGCGACGTGATCGCGCTGACCGACCGGCTGGGCGGCCCGGGTCTGCGGGTCCGCGTCACCGGCGTCTACCACCCGGCCGACCCCGCGGCACCGTACTGGCACCTCGACCCGCTCGGCGGGCGCGGTGTGCACACCGTGGCCTTCACCACCTACGGGCCGATGCTGGTCGACGACGGCACCTTCGGCTCCGGCCGGGTGCCGCCCGCCGCGATGTCCTGGCAGGCCGCGGGCGACTTCCGTACGGTCACGGCCGGACGGATGGACGCGCTGGAGAGCGGGGTGCGGCAGACCCTGGAGAACCTGCGGAACGACCGGGTGACCTCGGTGACCCAGCCGGCCAGCGAACTGCCCACGCTGCTCGACGGGTTGCGCCGCAGCCTGCTCGTCACCCGGTCCACACTGCTGATCGGCGCGCTGCAACTGGTGATCCTGGCGGGCTTCGCACTGCTGCTCGTCGCCCAACTGCTCGCCGAGGAACGGGCCGGGGAGACCTCGCTGCTGCGGGCCCGCGGCGGTTCACGGGCCGGGGTGGCGCGGCTGGCCGCCGGGGAGGCGCTGCTGCTCGCGGTGCCCGCCGCGCTGGTCGCGCCGCTGCTCGCGGGGCCGCTCACCCGGCTGCTGGCCGGAACCGGCGCGATGGCGCGCACCGGGGTGCGTCTGGACGGCGCGAGCCGCGGCGCCGCCTGGCCGGTCGCCGCCTGCGCCGCGCTGGCCTGCGCCTTCGCGGTGATCGTGCCCGCCCTGCGGGCCGGCGGCTCCTACGCGGCCGAGCGCGCCTCCCGCTCCCGGCGCGGGTCGCTGCCGGGGCCGCTCCAGGCGGGCGCCGACCTCGCTCTGGTGGTGATCGCCGCGGTCGCGTACTGGCAGTTGCGGCGGCGGGCGACCGGCGGCGGCGCGCTGAGCGCGAACACCTCGGGCGGCCTCGGGGTGGACCCGGTGCTGGTGGCCGCGCCCGCGCTGTGCCTGCTGGCCGGGACCGTCCTGGTGCTGCGACTGCTGCCACTGGCGGCCCGGCTCGGGGAGCGGCGGGCCGCGCGCGGCAGGGGGCTGGCGCTGGCGCTGGCCGGGTGGCAGCTGTCGCGGCGGCCCCGGCGGGGCGCGGGCGCCGCGCTGCTGCTGGTGCTGGCCGTGGCGATGGGCATGTTCGCGATCGGGCAGGGCGCGAGCTGGGACCGTTCGCAGCGCGACCAGGCGGCGTACGCGGTCGGCGCGGATCTCCGGGTGACGGGGATGACGACACCGCCCTTCGGCCAGGCCGGGATCTTCGCCGCCGTCCCGGGGGTCGCCGCGGCCGCGCCCGCCGCCCGTGAGCCGCTTTCGCTCACCCAGGATCGGCATGCCACCGCGCTGGTCATCGACACCGGGCAGGCGGACCGGGCCATGCGCTTCCGCTCCGACCTGACCGACGGCCGGCCGCTGACCGACCTGCTCAAGCCGCTGCGGGCGGGGCCGGACGCGGAGGGCTTCGCGCTGCCGGGCGGGGCCGGGCGGGTGACGTTCACGGCGGTCCTGCGGGCCGACGCGGGGCCGGCGGGGCCGGCGGGGTCGCCGGGGTCGCCGGGGGGCGGCTCCTCGGCGGGCGGGTCGGCGGGGACCCAGGGCGTCGGGGCCGACCATCTGGTCGCGACGCTCGTCGACGCCAGGGGCGTGGTGTACGCGTTCGCCCTCGGTGACCTGCCGGCGGACGGCGCCCCGCACCCGCTCGTACTCGACCTCGCCTCGCAGACCGGCTCCTCGGGCGGCGGGCCCGCCGGACCGCTGCGGCTGGTGCGCGTCGACGCCTCGTACACACTGCCGACGCGGGCGGGCGCCCAGGTGCTGACGATCGCCTCGGCCCGGGTGACCTCGGCGGACGGCACCGAGACACCGCTGCGCCCCGCGCACCCCGACGCGCCCTGGACCGCCGCCACGGCCCTCGACGACCCCTCGCTGAGCGACATCCCGGACCTCACCGCCCCGTCCGTCACCGCCCCGCGCACCGGCGGCGGCGCGCTGCTGACCGTGTCCTACCGCACCGGCTCCCTCTCCCTCGGCCCCTCCGCCTACCAGCAGCCGCCGTCGGCGACCGTACGGATCCGCGCCAAGGCCCCCTCCGCTCCCCCGCTCTCGGCCGTCGCCACCGACGCGTATCTGCGGGCGGTCGGCGCGAAGGTCGGCGACACCGTACGGGTGGAGCTGGGCGGCGTGCAGAGCGACGTCCGCGTCACCGCGGCGGTACGCGGCATCCCCGGCACCGGCGACGACCTGATCACGGGCGCTTCCGGCGCCGACCCGGCCGACGCGAGCGGGAAGGGCAAGGACGCGGGCGCGCTGCTGCTCGACCTGCGGGCCGTGGACCGGGCGCTGGAGGCCAAGGGCGCGCGGTCGCTGCAACCCACCGAGTGGTGGGTGGCCGCCCACCCGGGCGACACGGCGAAGGTGGCGGCGGCGCTGCGCGCCCGTACGGACATCGACACGGTGCTCGTCACGGACGAGACGGCGGCCGGACTGCGGGCCGACCCGCTGGGCGCGGGCCCCCGGTCGGCGCTGCCCGCGGCGGTCGTGGCGGCGGCGCTGCTGGCCGCGGTGGGCTTCGCGGTGTCCTCGGCGGGCGCGATGAGGGAACGCGAGGCGGAACTCGCGGTGCTTCGGGCGCTGGGCGCTCCGCGCCGCAAGCTGGCCCGGATGATCGCCGCCGAGCAGGGGCTGCTGGTACTGATCTCGCTGGTCGTCGGGGTGGGTCTGGGCGCACTGCTGACCCGGTTGGTGACGCCGCTGATCGTACTGACCGCGCAGGCCGACCGGCCGGTGCCGGTCCTGCTGGTCGAACTGCCCGTCGGGCGCCTCACGGAACTGCTCGCGGTGGTGCTGATCGCGCCCCTGCTCGTGGTGCTGATGACGGCGGCCGGGCGCGGCGATCCGGCGGCGGCGCTGCGGCGCCAGGGGGAGGACTGA
- a CDS encoding ABC transporter ATP-binding protein, with translation MSDSDASVKRASGGSGPSGAGGAGAGGAGSGSGTVRSLAELERRAAERRDRPAYGQDALISCDRLVRIFTADGVEVQALQGLDLLVGQSELMALVGASGSGKSTLLNILAGLDVPTAGAASVGGYDLLAMDAKSRLRYRREVVGFVWQQTARNLLPYLTAAQNVVLPMQLSGSGGGPRAKRQRAARATELLTMLGVGHCHDRRPGQMSGGEQQRAAIAVALANNPSVILADEPTGELDSATGEQVFASFRTANEELGTTVVVVTHDHAVANAVRRTVAIRDGRTASEVVRRTEVDEHGQESVVAREYVTVDRAGRLQLPRDYTDALDIRSRVLLELETDHIGVWPDRPEGDAGPTG, from the coding sequence ATGAGCGACAGCGACGCGTCGGTGAAGAGGGCCTCCGGCGGTTCCGGGCCGTCGGGCGCGGGTGGCGCGGGCGCGGGTGGCGCGGGCAGCGGGAGCGGGACCGTACGTAGCCTCGCCGAGCTGGAGCGGCGCGCCGCGGAACGGCGGGACCGGCCCGCGTACGGCCAGGACGCCCTGATCAGCTGCGACCGCCTGGTACGGATCTTCACCGCCGACGGCGTCGAGGTGCAGGCGCTCCAGGGACTCGACCTGCTCGTCGGGCAAAGCGAGCTGATGGCCCTGGTCGGCGCGTCCGGCAGCGGCAAGTCCACGCTGCTGAACATCCTGGCCGGACTCGACGTGCCCACCGCGGGCGCCGCCTCCGTCGGGGGCTACGACCTGCTGGCCATGGACGCCAAGTCCCGTCTGCGCTACCGCCGCGAGGTCGTCGGCTTCGTGTGGCAGCAGACCGCCCGCAACCTCCTGCCGTATCTGACCGCCGCGCAGAACGTCGTCCTGCCCATGCAGTTGTCCGGCAGCGGCGGCGGCCCGCGCGCGAAACGGCAGCGGGCCGCCCGTGCCACCGAACTGCTGACCATGCTGGGCGTCGGCCACTGCCACGACCGGCGCCCCGGCCAGATGTCCGGCGGCGAGCAGCAGCGGGCCGCCATCGCCGTCGCCCTCGCCAACAACCCGTCCGTCATCCTCGCCGACGAACCGACCGGCGAACTCGACTCCGCCACCGGCGAGCAGGTCTTCGCGTCCTTCCGCACCGCGAACGAGGAGCTGGGCACCACGGTCGTCGTGGTCACCCACGACCACGCCGTCGCCAACGCCGTACGCCGTACGGTCGCCATCCGCGACGGCCGCACCGCCTCCGAGGTCGTCCGCCGTACCGAGGTCGACGAGCACGGACAGGAGTCCGTGGTGGCCCGGGAGTACGTCACCGTGGACCGCGCGGGCCGGCTCCAGCTCCCCCGCGACTACACCGACGCCCTCGACATCCGCTCCCGGGTGCTGCTGGAGCTGGAGACGGACCACATCGGTGTCTGGCCCGACCGCCCGGAGGGGGACGCCGGACCGACGGGGTGA
- the ettA gene encoding energy-dependent translational throttle protein EttA produces MAEYIYTMRKTRKAHGDKVILDDVTLSFLPGAKIGVVGPNGAGKSTVLKIMAGLEQPSNGDAFLSPGYSVGMLLQEPPLDESKTVLENVQDGVAEIKAKLDRFNEIAELMATDYSDALLDEMGQLQEQLDHANAWDLDAQLEQAMDALGCPPGDWQVTTLSGGERRRVALCKLLLEAPDLLLLDEPTNHLDAESVQWLEQHLAKYPGTVVAVTHDRYFLDNVAQWILELDRGRAIPYEGNYSTYLENKASRLKVEGQKDAKRAKRLREELEWVRSNAKGRQAKSKARLARYEEMAAEADKMRKLDFEEIQIPPGPRLGSIVVEVEHLGKAFGDKVLIEDLSFTLPRNGIVGVIGPNGAGKTTLFKMLQGLEEPDSGSIKVGETVKISYVDQGRSNIDAKKTLWEVVSDGLDYINVGQVEMPSRAYVSAFGFKGPDQQKPAGVLSGGERNRLNLALTLKQGGNLLLLDEPTNDLDVETLSSLENALLEFPGAAVVVSHDRWFLDRVATHILAYEGDSKWFWFEGNFESYEKNKVERLGPDASRPHRATYKKLTRG; encoded by the coding sequence TTGGCTGAGTACATCTACACGATGCGCAAGACGCGTAAGGCGCACGGCGACAAGGTCATCCTCGATGACGTGACGCTGAGCTTCCTGCCGGGCGCGAAGATCGGTGTGGTCGGCCCCAACGGTGCCGGTAAGTCCACGGTGCTGAAGATCATGGCGGGGCTCGAGCAGCCGTCGAACGGTGACGCGTTCCTGTCGCCGGGCTACAGCGTCGGGATGCTGCTGCAGGAGCCGCCGCTGGACGAGTCCAAGACGGTGCTGGAGAACGTGCAGGACGGCGTCGCGGAGATCAAGGCGAAGCTGGACCGGTTCAACGAGATCGCCGAGCTGATGGCGACCGACTACTCCGACGCGCTGCTCGACGAGATGGGCCAGCTCCAGGAGCAGCTGGACCACGCCAACGCCTGGGACCTGGACGCGCAGCTGGAGCAGGCCATGGACGCGCTGGGCTGCCCGCCCGGTGACTGGCAGGTGACCACGCTGTCCGGCGGTGAGCGGCGCCGGGTCGCGCTGTGCAAGCTGCTGCTCGAAGCGCCCGACCTGCTGCTGCTCGACGAGCCCACCAACCACTTGGACGCCGAGTCCGTGCAGTGGCTGGAGCAGCACCTGGCGAAGTACCCCGGCACCGTCGTCGCCGTCACCCACGACCGGTACTTCCTGGACAACGTGGCGCAGTGGATCCTGGAGCTCGACCGCGGCCGGGCGATCCCGTACGAGGGCAACTACTCCACCTACCTGGAGAACAAGGCGTCCCGGCTCAAGGTCGAGGGCCAGAAGGACGCCAAGCGGGCCAAGCGGCTCCGCGAGGAGCTGGAGTGGGTCCGCTCCAACGCCAAGGGGCGGCAGGCCAAGTCGAAGGCCCGACTGGCCCGCTACGAGGAGATGGCGGCCGAGGCCGACAAGATGCGGAAGCTGGACTTCGAGGAGATCCAGATCCCGCCGGGCCCGCGGCTGGGTTCCATCGTGGTCGAGGTCGAGCACCTGGGCAAGGCGTTCGGTGACAAGGTGCTGATCGAGGACCTGTCGTTCACCCTGCCGCGCAACGGCATCGTGGGCGTCATCGGCCCCAACGGCGCCGGCAAGACCACCCTGTTCAAGATGCTGCAGGGGCTGGAGGAGCCGGACTCCGGCAGCATCAAGGTCGGCGAGACCGTGAAGATCTCGTACGTCGACCAGGGCCGGTCCAACATCGACGCGAAGAAGACGCTGTGGGAGGTCGTCTCGGACGGCCTGGACTACATCAACGTCGGCCAGGTCGAGATGCCGTCGCGGGCGTATGTGTCGGCGTTCGGTTTCAAGGGCCCGGACCAGCAGAAGCCCGCCGGGGTGCTCTCCGGCGGTGAGCGCAACCGTCTCAACCTCGCGCTCACCCTCAAGCAGGGCGGCAACCTGCTGCTCCTCGACGAGCCGACCAACGACCTCGACGTGGAGACGCTCTCCTCGCTGGAGAACGCGCTGCTGGAGTTCCCCGGCGCGGCTGTGGTCGTCTCCCACGACCGCTGGTTCCTGGACCGGGTGGCGACGCACATCCTCGCGTACGAGGGCGACTCCAAGTGGTTCTGGTTCGAGGGCAACTTCGAGTCCTACGAGAAGAACAAGGTCGAGCGGCTCGGTCCCGACGCGTCCCGGCCGCACCGCGCCACCTACAAGAAGCTGACCCGCGGCTGA